A region from the Desulfoglaeba alkanexedens ALDC genome encodes:
- a CDS encoding hydrogenase maturation nickel metallochaperone HypA — MSIAQSLLEIVMDESRRHGLTRVDRVRLQIGALAAVVPDALTFCFGAVAQGTVASEAVLEIETVPVVARCPLCGERFEMEDLFDRCPDCGLVPAGMDLVSGREMTLMSIEGETDEDGETDERNQGACRPQHSGSE, encoded by the coding sequence ATGTCCATTGCCCAGAGCCTCCTGGAAATCGTCATGGACGAAAGCCGCCGCCATGGCCTGACGCGCGTGGATCGGGTTCGCCTCCAGATCGGGGCGTTGGCGGCGGTGGTGCCGGATGCGCTCACCTTCTGCTTCGGAGCCGTTGCGCAGGGAACCGTCGCTTCGGAGGCGGTTCTGGAGATCGAAACGGTGCCGGTGGTGGCCCGTTGCCCGTTGTGCGGTGAACGATTCGAGATGGAAGACCTCTTCGACCGGTGCCCGGACTGTGGTCTGGTGCCTGCCGGCATGGATCTCGTCAGCGGCCGGGAGATGACGCTGATGTCCATAGAAGGAGAAACCGACGAAGACGGAGAAACCGATGAGCGGAATCAAGGTGCCTGTCGTCCGCAACATTCTGGAAGTGAATGA